In the genome of Aequorivita sp. H23M31, the window ATGGGAACCCTTCAGGTTCGAGACTTGGGATAGACATTTAAAGATTGGAATAACAAAACTCAAATCTGCTTACAATTGGACCGCTCCAATCCCGAAGGGATTACATATTTATAGAAAAACATACAAGCGGATGAATTCGACCCCATCGGGGTCGAACACTGCCGCCCTAACTCCTTGCTATAAATATAAGAACCCTCTGGGTTCAAGGCTTGTATAAATGTTTAAAGATTGGAATAACAAAACTCAAACCTACTTAACATTCAAATCCCAATTTTATAGGGATTGAATATTTATAGAAAAACATACAAGCGGATGACATACGACCCCGACGGGGTCGAACACTGCCGTCTTAACTCGTTGTTATAAATATAAGAACCCTTTGGGTTCAAGGCTTGGATAGATCTTTAAAGATTGGAATAACAAAACTCAAACCTGCTTACAATTGGACCGCTCCAATCCCGAAGGGATTACATATTTATAGAAAAAAATACAAGCGGATGAGATACGACCCCGAGGGGGTCGAACCCTCACACTACCTCTTTGCTGTAAATATGGGAACCCTTCAGGTTCGAGACTTGGGATAGACATTTAAAGATTGGAATAACAAAACTCAAACCTACTTAACATTCAAATCCCAATCCCGTAGGGATTGAATATTTATAGAAAAAAATACAAGCGGATGAAATACGACCCCCGACGGGGTCGAACACCCGCACCTACATCGTTATTATAAATATGTGAACCCTTCGGGTTCATGGATTTCCAAACTTATAACGTTAACTTCAAATATCATAAAAACACTGCGCCTACATACCTTACTCAATCCATTCAAAGAGATATTCCTCTCTAAACTCAACTTTGAATTTTTCCAAAAACAATCTATACTCCTCTTTAAAAGATTGTCTTTTATGATGCTCCTTCTGATTTTGAATATATTTAATCACGTTATCCAATGCAGAATGACTGTATGAAAAAGCTCCATACCCATCTTGCCAATCAAATTTATATTTAGAAAACTTCTTTTCATTTATAAACTTGTTGGATGACTTTTTAACTTCTCGGACTAAATCAGATAAACAACAAGCAGGCTTCATCCCAATTAAAATATGGATATGATCCGGAACCCCGTTTATTGCCAACATTTTTTGATTTTTGTTCTGGACTATTCCTGTGATGTATTTATACAATTCATCTTCCCAAGAAGGCAAAATCAAACTACCTCTCCCTTTGACGGCAAAAATCAATTGAATATAAATTTGAGAAAATGTACCAGATCCCATTTACATAAATTTAAGTGTGGAAACTAAAAATAAAATATTTTGCTCAAAATGCGAGCTTTAGGCTAAATATGGATGAATTTCCACAACCTTGGTTGGATGCGAAAGGAAGACCAAGCCCACTCCTATAGCATCAGTTTAAGAGAAGAAAAAGCATTAATTTTCATAACGGATATTTTTGTCTTCTATAAAATAATCTCTATCTTTGTACCATAAAATTAGCACTAAGACTAATTGACAAAGGATAACAAAAAAACCATTGAAATGAAAAAAGACAAAATGGAATCCAAAAAAAGACATATAGTAATAATAGGCGGCGGATTTGGCGGTATTGCCACAGCTAAGGCACTTAAAAACACCGATGCAGATGTCACCATAATCGATAGACTGAACCATCATTTGTTTCAGCCTCTTTTATATCAAGTTGCCACAGCCGAATTATCACCTGGCGACATCGCCGCTCCAATCCGTTCTATCATAAATAAAAATCCGAGAATCAAAGTAATTTTAGGAGAAGTTGAAAAAATAAATCCCGATAAGAATACCTTACAAATGAGAAATGGGCAAATCATTCCATTCGACCAATTGGTAATGGCTACGGGTGCCCAATACAACTACTTTGGGCACGAGGAATGGGCTGAATACGCTCCAGGTATGAAATCTGTAAGCGATGCTTTAAAAGTCCGGGAAAAGCTACTAATGTCCATGGAACAAGCTGAAGGTCTTGACGATTCCAATAAAAGAAAATCCCTGCTCACTTATGTTATTATCGGTGGAGGACCTACTGGAGTTGAAATGGCCGGAGCTATAGCCGAAGTCGCGGGTAACGGCACAAAACACGGATACAGGAATATAAAACCCGAAGAAGCCCGAATTTATCTAATTGAAGCAGGTCCCCGAATTTTAAATGCTTTCCCTGAATCTCTTGGAGAAAAAGCTAAAAAAATGTTGGAGAAAATGGGCGTAAAAGTTTTGTTGAATACGCCCGTAACCAACATAGAAAAAAACAAAGTTTATCTTAAAGTGGGATCCATAGAAACTATAAATATTATCTGGGCGGCCGGAATAAAAGCATCCTCATTACTGGATACATTGAAAGTGGAACAAGATAGATCGGGCCGCGTAATTGTAGAGCCTGATTTAAGTATACCCCAATATCCCGATATTTTTATTATTGGCGACTCTGCCCACAGAGTAGATAAAAAAGGAATGCCCCTACCCGCTCTCGCTCCTGTTGCCACACAACAAGGAAAATTTGTGGGAAATCTCATCGCTAAGGAGGGAAAACGAAAAACCAATGCTAAATTTGTCTATACCGATAAGGGAACAATGGCAACCATAGGTCGTGCAAAAGCCGTAGCCGACATTCGAGGACTAAAATTCAGCGGCTTCTTTGCCTGGGCGCTCTGGTCATTTATCCACGTACTCAGTTTGATTGGATTCAGAAATAGAACTAGGGTTTTTGTGGAATGGATCTGGAATTACTTCACCTATAAAAGAGGTGTAAGATTGATTACCGACCGCTCTGGTTGTATGCATTGTACAACCTATGAAAAGCTCCACAAGGAGCTTTTGGAAGTACACGCTTAAAACTGTTTTAAATGATTGTCCGTTAAATCAACAATTGAAAAAATTTTCACTCGGTCGGAAAGGATTAGACTTAATATCCTCTTAGATTAATTTTATTTCCGACTCGTGGATGAGCTTTTTCTGCTGCTCTTATATGTTCAAGTTTAAATCTTAAAACGGGCAATCCTTTATTCAGAAGTAGGCTCCTCAAGTTCCTTCAATATCTGATTGACATCTTCCTCTGTAGTAGTGAGTTTCGCTTTACATATTTTTATCAATGTGGCGGCGCGTTTCACTTTTTCTGAAAGCTCATCCACGGAAATCTCTCCCTCCTCAATTTCAGTGACGATATTCTGAAGCTCCTCAAAAGCTTCGGTATAATTGGTTTCTACACTCATTGTTGTTCTCTTTTAACTGTTTCATCCACAGTACTTTTTATTTCACCTTCAAAAATAAGGGTATGCAAGGAATCTCCAACTTTTACTTCAGATAAATCCTTGACAGACTTTCCATTCAGCAGTGTAATGCTATAGCCACGTTTTAAAACGTTGTTTGGATCCATATTATCAATATTCCTTTCCATATTATCCAATTCCAGACGGTTTTCCTTTATCTGTAGCTCACATTGGGTAAGCAGTTTTTCTTTGAATCTAAAAACATCAACTGTAAAATGATTTATTAGTAAAAAACTATCCTTCCGAATTGTGGTACCGTAGTTTCTCAGTAGCTCCCTTTCATTCTTCAAACGAAATCTGCTCTGTTGCTGTAAGGCAATCACTGAATTGTCAACTTTATTTCGATCGGAATTCAGAATGTTTCCAGTGACCGAACGGAAAAGTTTTACTTCGGAATATAAACTTGTTTTCTCTTCGGTCACGATCCGCCGTGCCTTATCCACCAAGCTTCTTTCGACCTCTTTTACTGGAACTGAGAAATCATGAAATTTCTGAAGTAGGTATTCGGCCAATTTGGTTGGCGTAATTGCGTTGGAATAGGCAACCATTTCGGAAACCGTCTCATTGGTTGCATGGCCGATTCCCGTAATGATTGGAATGGGAAAATTAGCGATTTCGGCCGCCAAATTGTAATCGTTATAACAAGAAAGTCCCACATCTCCACCGCCGCCACGGATAATAGCAACGGCATCAAAATGATGTTTTACTTTTTTAATTTTTTGGAGCTGCTTCGAAATCTGGGCTGGAGCTTTATCGCCTTGGAGCAATGCAGGGAACAGTAGGAGAAAAAATTTATAGTTCCACGAATTATTTTCTATAATTCTTAGAAAATCAGCATAACCCTTGCTGGTCTCCACGGAAATAATAGCAATTCGTCTTGGCAGTAACGGCAATTTTAATTGATGGTTATTATGGAATATACCCTCGGCTTGAAGCTTTTTAATTGTCTTTTGTTTTTCCTGTTCCAAATCGCCAAGTGTATATCCGGGGTCGATATCGCTAATTATCAGGGTCAATCCATATAAAGGCGTAAAGGAAATCCGCGCCAGAAAGAGAATCTTAACTCCGTCCTTCAAGGGTTCTTTCAAGGTGTCGAGAAAGCGTTTGTTCACCCTCAAATAATCATTTTTCCATAATACAGCTCTCAATTGGGCAATCACTTTTCCATCGCGCTTTTCAACAAGATCGGGATAACAATGACCAGAATGGCTGTAAAAATTGAGTTTGTTCATTTCCGCCTTGACCCAGAATGAACACCTATAGCGATCAGTAAGAGTTTTCTCTACGCTCTGAGTGACCTCAAGGAGGCTGAATATCTTCTTGTCGTTCATTACTTCTGCCATCCTTGTTAATCTCTTAATTACTGCTTAAATTTAAATTTTGTCCAGAATGAACAGATTAAAACCCATCAATCAAAATCACTTTAAAAAATCATCTTCCCATTCATCATCATCCCAATCATCATCATCCCAATCATCGTCGAACAAATCGTCATCTTCCCAATTATCATTTTCTGGATCCATAAACAATTCGACATAAGCTTCTGAGAGGTTTTCTATGATGTCTCCCGCTATTAAGGCCTCGTAGCCCATTTTATCTGCGGCTTTATTGCCAGCGAATCCGTGCATAAAGACCCCGAAAAGGGATGCGCTTAAAATGTCATAACCTTGACAGAGCAAACCTGTAAGAATTCCTGACAGCGTATCACCACTTCCCGCGGTTCCCATTCCTGGGTTTCCAGAGGTGTTTATATAAATTTTATCCTCGTAAACCGTGGCGGTATAGGCTCCCTTAACAATCACAACGACGTCGTGTTTCTTCGAGAATTTTTTGACTTTTTCAAGCTTTTCGTAATCGTCATTCCACGAACCAATAAGTCTTTTTAGCTCTCCTGGATGTGGGGTCAGAATTGATTTTTTGGGCAACAATTTCATTAAATCTTTGTTCTCGGAAATATTATTCAGGGCATCTGCATCGATAACGAATTGGGATTTGGAATTTTTGAAGAGTTTCTTAAGAGCTTGAACTGTGGCCTGATTTTTTCCCATTCCCATGCCAATTCCAATGGCGGTAGGTTCGAAATCTGAAGTTATTTCCGTGATAAATTCCTCTTCTTTATCCGTTATTACCATTGCTTCCGGAAGCGTTGTCTGAAGAATATTATAACCACATTTTGGAACAAATGCAGTAACCATCCCTGCTCCAATTCTAAAAGCTGCGGTAGAAGCGAGAACGGCAGCTCCAATTTTTCCGTAACTGCCTGCCACGATGAGGGCATGACCATAAGTTCCTTTATAACCGAATTTTTTTCTGGGGATATAAAAACTTTGTGCCTCTTCTTGTGAAATCAATTGAGCCAAAGGTTCTGCTTCCTCAATAAATTTTTGGTCCAAACCTATATCAAGTGTTTTGACCATCGAGGCAAATGGTCCAGTTTCAGGCAGGAAAAATGCTAATTTCGGAATCTGAAATGTAAGTGTGTGGGTTGCTTTTATCACCGCGTCTTTATCTTCCAAAGCTTTATTGGCAAATAGACCACTGGGAATATCTATAGAAATTATCAAAGCTCCGCTCTTGTTAAGATGTTCAATAAGTTTCTTTACCCATCCTTCCGGAGATCGGTTGAGCCCAATTCCAAAAATGCTATCTAGGACAATATCACCGGAGCCGATTTCGGGAAAATCCTTTTCGCTTTTTATCAGTGTTGGCCAAACTTTGGTATCGGTTTTTATTCTGTCATAATTATGGAGAAAGTCTTTTGAGCGCTTGTCGCTAAAATTCACAACATACACCGTTACATTATAATCGCTTTCAATAAGCAATCGCCCCACAACCAGGCCATCACCACCATTATTTCCTATTCCGCAAAATACATGAATATGGATCGGAGCACCCATTAATATATCCTCGATCCAATCGAAAACCTGCTCCCCTGCCCTTTCCATAAGCTGGACAGAATCTATGTTCTGGTTTTTTATGGTAATCTTATCTGCTTTATATATTTGGTCAACGGATAGTATATTCATAACGTTTGATTTTTTTTATCATCGCGAGTTTATTTGGCATGGATTTTCACTCAAATGAATAAAAAACCATAGCCTTCTCCAAAGATAGGAACAACTTTTGTTGTTGAAAAGAGGTTTATAACTTATTCGGAAACCTTAAGAAAAGCCCCATTTTATTTTTAATTTTAGAAAAACCCTATTATGGAAACGAGAGACAGCATACTTATAGGAATGCGGCCTGAAATTCCTTCCGCAAGATTAAACCCCCATATGACTTCCGATGAATGTTTTCAAAATTCCACACTTAGACCAGTTACTCTGCTTCAAAATGATCTGTTGCTGGCGGCTTTTAGGAATTATGTGGTAAAACATAAAAATGTTTTTTATGACCTCAATCTGGAAAAGCGACTGGATTATATCGAAAACGCAATTCAAAAGGATATGAAATTCCGGAATTCTCTAAAAGGAATTATTATTGGCCAATTCACTTTGAAAGAATTTGACACCTATGTTCAAAATTCGTCAGCGTTAAATAAACGGATGATGGATATAGTAAAGGAAAGGCTAAAAAGCAATATCCTGCTTTTGGAGCCGGAATATGCGTGAGCCGAGGTATGAGGTATGAGGTATGAGGTATGAGGTATGAAAATAAATTTTTAGATTCATTCTCACAACTGAAAACTAAATACTTATTTCCAATTACTGGAAACTTAGTACTGTTTACTTAACACTCCTTGTCCTCCAAAGCATTTTCAGCGAAGGGGAGATCAATTACTGACCACTGACTACTGTTTACTCATTGCTGATCACTCTGATTATTGATCACTGATTAATGACCACTGAATACTGACCCCTAATTACTGTAACTGGCTATTTACCTAATTGTCCTCAATCAACGAAACCCCATTTAAATCGGTAGTAAGAACATGGCTCATATAATCGAAAAAAGGTCGGAGCAGTAGAAAATGGTCCATCAATAATTGAATAAAATTTTCCGACTGCACCTCTTCATCAGAAAAGGTATGCTTTACGACAAAACTTTTTAGTTTTATCAAATCAATATTGGGATCCTCCTTATCGAAACCTTTGGGAGCGGATTTTACGGCATTTGATTGAACAAAATTACCAAAAGCATTTTTAAACTTTTTTTCATTTAGTATTTCTCGAATTTCGGATGAGTCAATTTCAAATTCCTTTCGGATTCGAAGAAGATCCTCTCGCTCGGGATCAAAAAAACCTCCAGCCATATAACAATTTCCTGGATCCAATCTAAAATAATATCCTCCACGACGATGCTCTCCTGCCCTACTATAACTTACGCTTCTATGTGAGTTGTAGGGAGTTTTATCCTTTCTAAATCGAAGATCCCGGTTTATTCGAAATATCTTGACTTTAGCGATTTCATCGGTTTTCACCAGCCTTTTTTCCACTTCGGAATAAAAGCTTTTCAATATTTCTTCATTCAGTAAATATTCCTTTCTGTGTTCCTGCATCCACTCCCGATTATTGTTTTTTCTTAATTCCAAAAGAAAATCGAATGTATTTTTAGGGATTGATATGCTCATTTTTGATTATTTAATTCTTTTTACGACAAAGAAAAAATTTTAAAAAATGAAGATGGTGAGCATGCGCTAATAACTATACGCTCCAACACGGAAATTTCACCAAATGGATGAAAGGAAAGGAAAAGTAGAATGTATGGCCAAAGAATCAGAGGTTAACAACCTCCTAATCAATGACCATACAAATATCATATTCTTGTCTTGGCACAATCCGTTATTTTCGGAACAGGCTTGATAGAAGACTCAACACCAAAAGGACTAAGAAAATATAAAAAATGATTTTCGCAATTCCGGCTGCTCCGGCGGCAATTCCACCAAATCCGAATATTGCAGCGATAATCGCAATTACTAGGAAAATAACTATCCAACGTACCATATCTTTTATTTTTTAAGGGTTAGTCCAACGAAAGTACAATTGGAACGCCATAAAAAATAGACTTTTGTTATTAGTTTAACAGATTGTGTTATTCTTTTACAAAAGTTAAAAATTAGATTTGAATATGGGGAAATTATGGTATCCTAGCTTAAATCTGCTTATTTTCGGAAGTTGGAAAACCAGATTTATTTAATCCTATAAGATGTGCTACGAAACCGCGCTTACCAAAATGAAAAGTCAAGTCCAGGAATATTTCCACTCGAATTTTGCATTTCCAAATAAATTCACTCCCTATTACCATCGTTCAGGTTTCGACTATCCGAATTTGCAAATTATAAAAATGGATGCACCCAGGGTTATTTTTCCTGCAATGTGGGGGTATATTCCCTCTTGGGGAATGGAAGATGTTCAAGGCTTTCGAAAGAAATACAATACACTTAATATAAGATCTGAGACCCTCTTTAATGGTCTAACCACGCAAGACGCGCAGGATAAACGCTGTCTTATTTTAGCCGATGGTTTTTTCGAGCCTCATAGAACTGGCGGAGAGTCTATTCCATACTTCTGTTATATCCCTTCTACCTCATTCCCGGACGGTCGTGGTCTATTTGCCTTCGCGGGTATTTATTCTGAATTGCAAAACGAACCAAATAACTTAAACTGCTCTATGCTCACTATGGAAGCAAATGCATTTTTTCGGCAAGTACATAATGTAAAAAAACGGCAACCTGTTGTCTTGGATGAAAGATTGTATGACGAATGGCTCAATCCCCATCTTAAGAAAAAAGATGTACTAGAGCTGATTAAAAATGGTTTTACATCAAAGGAATTCAGAGCGCATCCTGTAAGCCCTGATTTATATAGACGAAACATCGATACCGACAAACCCTATATAATTGAAGAGGTTCCACCTCCGAATTTATTGTTTTGAGAACTTATATAGTTTGTTGAAGTTAAATTATTGAAGTTGAAGATGAAGATTAAATGAAAATGAAATGAATATGAACATGAAAATGAAGTTGAAGTTGAAGATTAATGAAGTTTAAGATGAAGATGATGATGAAAATTAACCTCAACTCATCGACTCCTCGACTCATTCCCATCTTCAATCCGAAATTCAATGTAAATAGGCAGATGGTCTGAAATAGATCTAGCTTTTTCTAGATTGTCACAATGTTTCACGAAATCCAAACTATTGGCCTTCACCTTGGTAATGCCGGAAGTAATGTAAATGTTATCGATTGGGTGACTTAGATAATCTCCGTTCTCACATTTCATTTTTAAGGTAGTACGCTCATTTTTTATGGCATTTTTAAATCCTCTTCTATAAAAGGGTTCCCAAACCGCATGCTTTTCACTCAGATTGAAGTCGCCAGCAATTAAGATGCGCTGAGAGTTTAGTCTTTGGGGATAATCCAGAAAATGGATTATTTCTTCCTCTGGTCTATCGTTGTATTTTCGGGAATGATAATTTACTACATAAAATGGCTCCTTATTTCCCTTTACTTTAAAACTAGCAATAAATGGTTCACGATAGCAAAAATCTTCTAACTCCTTATCCAAGTAGGCTCTATGAATCATGCTCACTCTGGAAGTTTTCCACAAGAAAGCATAGCGTTCACTAATATAAACTGAAGGACTCTTTGTTGGGTCGCTAATCTGGTAATCCCATTTAAATCCCATTCGGTTCAGTTCGTCCGCAATCATTGCAACGGCCTGTGCACCTGCGGGATCCTTGGCAACCACCTCTTGGATTGCTACAATATCAAAATCGCGGAGGATGTTGGCTATTTCAGAAAGAGTCTCAGGTGTTTTTGTGCGACCTAAATGCTGAATATTCCAGGAGACAAGATTTAATGTTTTTGCATTATCAAAATCATCCTCCGCCCCTTCATCATTAAAACGGTGGCCAAAGTCAAGATTTTTTGGTATAATTCTATCTCCTAATATCTCAGTACGGTTTCCATTTGGATTACAGGAAAAGAGAACCGTAAGAATAAAAACAATGAGGTAAAATGATTTATTCATAGACCAAACTAAATGGGAAATGTAAGTTTCTCCCATTCGGGTCAAATATAACCTATATGCTTTTGGAATCTTTATGGATTACCGGAAATAGAATCTCACCCATCGAACATTC includes:
- a CDS encoding DUF2461 domain-containing protein produces the protein MSISIPKNTFDFLLELRKNNNREWMQEHRKEYLLNEEILKSFYSEVEKRLVKTDEIAKVKIFRINRDLRFRKDKTPYNSHRSVSYSRAGEHRRGGYYFRLDPGNCYMAGGFFDPEREDLLRIRKEFEIDSSEIREILNEKKFKNAFGNFVQSNAVKSAPKGFDKEDPNIDLIKLKSFVVKHTFSDEEVQSENFIQLLMDHFLLLRPFFDYMSHVLTTDLNGVSLIEDN
- a CDS encoding NAD(P)/FAD-dependent oxidoreductase, with product MKKDKMESKKRHIVIIGGGFGGIATAKALKNTDADVTIIDRLNHHLFQPLLYQVATAELSPGDIAAPIRSIINKNPRIKVILGEVEKINPDKNTLQMRNGQIIPFDQLVMATGAQYNYFGHEEWAEYAPGMKSVSDALKVREKLLMSMEQAEGLDDSNKRKSLLTYVIIGGGPTGVEMAGAIAEVAGNGTKHGYRNIKPEEARIYLIEAGPRILNAFPESLGEKAKKMLEKMGVKVLLNTPVTNIEKNKVYLKVGSIETINIIWAAGIKASSLLDTLKVEQDRSGRVIVEPDLSIPQYPDIFIIGDSAHRVDKKGMPLPALAPVATQQGKFVGNLIAKEGKRKTNAKFVYTDKGTMATIGRAKAVADIRGLKFSGFFAWALWSFIHVLSLIGFRNRTRVFVEWIWNYFTYKRGVRLITDRSGCMHCTTYEKLHKELLEVHA
- a CDS encoding DUF1328 family protein produces the protein MVRWIVIFLVIAIIAAIFGFGGIAAGAAGIAKIIFYIFLVLLVLSLLSSLFRK
- the xseA gene encoding exodeoxyribonuclease VII large subunit, translated to MAEVMNDKKIFSLLEVTQSVEKTLTDRYRCSFWVKAEMNKLNFYSHSGHCYPDLVEKRDGKVIAQLRAVLWKNDYLRVNKRFLDTLKEPLKDGVKILFLARISFTPLYGLTLIISDIDPGYTLGDLEQEKQKTIKKLQAEGIFHNNHQLKLPLLPRRIAIISVETSKGYADFLRIIENNSWNYKFFLLLFPALLQGDKAPAQISKQLQKIKKVKHHFDAVAIIRGGGGDVGLSCYNDYNLAAEIANFPIPIITGIGHATNETVSEMVAYSNAITPTKLAEYLLQKFHDFSVPVKEVERSLVDKARRIVTEEKTSLYSEVKLFRSVTGNILNSDRNKVDNSVIALQQQSRFRLKNERELLRNYGTTIRKDSFLLINHFTVDVFRFKEKLLTQCELQIKENRLELDNMERNIDNMDPNNVLKRGYSITLLNGKSVKDLSEVKVGDSLHTLIFEGEIKSTVDETVKREQQ
- the xseB gene encoding exodeoxyribonuclease VII small subunit, with protein sequence MSVETNYTEAFEELQNIVTEIEEGEISVDELSEKVKRAATLIKICKAKLTTTEEDVNQILKELEEPTSE
- a CDS encoding endonuclease/exonuclease/phosphatase family protein → MGETYISHLVWSMNKSFYLIVFILTVLFSCNPNGNRTEILGDRIIPKNLDFGHRFNDEGAEDDFDNAKTLNLVSWNIQHLGRTKTPETLSEIANILRDFDIVAIQEVVAKDPAGAQAVAMIADELNRMGFKWDYQISDPTKSPSVYISERYAFLWKTSRVSMIHRAYLDKELEDFCYREPFIASFKVKGNKEPFYVVNYHSRKYNDRPEEEIIHFLDYPQRLNSQRILIAGDFNLSEKHAVWEPFYRRGFKNAIKNERTTLKMKCENGDYLSHPIDNIYITSGITKVKANSLDFVKHCDNLEKARSISDHLPIYIEFRIEDGNESRSR
- a CDS encoding NAD(P)H-hydrate dehydratase, with translation MNILSVDQIYKADKITIKNQNIDSVQLMERAGEQVFDWIEDILMGAPIHIHVFCGIGNNGGDGLVVGRLLIESDYNVTVYVVNFSDKRSKDFLHNYDRIKTDTKVWPTLIKSEKDFPEIGSGDIVLDSIFGIGLNRSPEGWVKKLIEHLNKSGALIISIDIPSGLFANKALEDKDAVIKATHTLTFQIPKLAFFLPETGPFASMVKTLDIGLDQKFIEEAEPLAQLISQEEAQSFYIPRKKFGYKGTYGHALIVAGSYGKIGAAVLASTAAFRIGAGMVTAFVPKCGYNILQTTLPEAMVITDKEEEFITEITSDFEPTAIGIGMGMGKNQATVQALKKLFKNSKSQFVIDADALNNISENKDLMKLLPKKSILTPHPGELKRLIGSWNDDYEKLEKVKKFSKKHDVVVIVKGAYTATVYEDKIYINTSGNPGMGTAGSGDTLSGILTGLLCQGYDILSASLFGVFMHGFAGNKAADKMGYEALIAGDIIENLSEAYVELFMDPENDNWEDDDLFDDDWDDDDWDDDEWEDDFLK
- the tnpA gene encoding IS200/IS605 family transposase → MGSGTFSQIYIQLIFAVKGRGSLILPSWEDELYKYITGIVQNKNQKMLAINGVPDHIHILIGMKPACCLSDLVREVKKSSNKFINEKKFSKYKFDWQDGYGAFSYSHSALDNVIKYIQNQKEHHKRQSFKEEYRLFLEKFKVEFREEYLFEWIE
- a CDS encoding SOS response-associated peptidase — its product is MKSQVQEYFHSNFAFPNKFTPYYHRSGFDYPNLQIIKMDAPRVIFPAMWGYIPSWGMEDVQGFRKKYNTLNIRSETLFNGLTTQDAQDKRCLILADGFFEPHRTGGESIPYFCYIPSTSFPDGRGLFAFAGIYSELQNEPNNLNCSMLTMEANAFFRQVHNVKKRQPVVLDERLYDEWLNPHLKKKDVLELIKNGFTSKEFRAHPVSPDLYRRNIDTDKPYIIEEVPPPNLLF
- a CDS encoding glyoxalase; translation: METRDSILIGMRPEIPSARLNPHMTSDECFQNSTLRPVTLLQNDLLLAAFRNYVVKHKNVFYDLNLEKRLDYIENAIQKDMKFRNSLKGIIIGQFTLKEFDTYVQNSSALNKRMMDIVKERLKSNILLLEPEYA